In Lentibacillus sp. JNUCC-1, the genomic window GAGAAATGCCGCTGCCGCCTTACATTAAGGAACAACTGCCAGAGCAAGAGCGATATCAGACTGTTTATGCCAAAGAACGCGGATCTGCTGCAGCTCCCACCGCTGGATTGCACTTTACGAAAGAGCTGCTCCAGACCATTGAAGAAAAAGGAGTCAAGCTGGCCTTCATCACATTACATGTCGGGCTTGGAACATTTCGTCCGGTAAGTGTTGATAACATTGAGTCACATGATATGCACTCAGAATTTTATTCAATGTCACAGGAGACAGCTGAATTGCTGAACAAAGTCAAGGCAGACGACGGACGGATTATATCTGTCGGAACAACCTCGACACGCACACTGGAAACAATCGCCCGCGATCATGATGGTGTGTTTGCTGAAACGAGCGGCTGGACAGACATTTTCATCTATCCGCCGTACAAGTTTCAAGCAATTGACGGTCTGATTACAAACTTTCACTTGCCAAAGTCAACCTTAATCATGCTCGTTAGCGCTTTTAGTACAAAAGATCATATTATGAATGCCTACAAAGAAGCCGTAAGAGAACAATATCGATTCTTCAGCTTCGGTGACGCCATGTTGCTATTATGACGGTTTCTGATCAGGTTTATCATAAATAGGAAAATGAGGTAGAGATCTATGACAGCCATCACTTACGAATTAATCAAGACATGTAAACAAACTGGAGCACGTCTCGGCAAAGTCCATACGCCCCATGGCTCATTTGAGACCCCAATGTTTATGCCGGTTGGTACGCTCGCAACTGTTAAAACAATGAGTCCCGAAGAATTAAAAGAAATGGATGC contains:
- the queA gene encoding tRNA preQ1(34) S-adenosylmethionine ribosyltransferase-isomerase QueA codes for the protein MDIEEFDFELPEPLIAQTPLKDRTASRLLVMDKLTGEITHTHFAHVIDYLQQGDCLVLNDTRVLPARLYGHKQDTGAKVEILLLHQVEGDQWEVLAKPAKKIKPGTEIVFGDGRLKAQCISIKDHGGRIMEFSYTGIFYEVLDALGEMPLPPYIKEQLPEQERYQTVYAKERGSAAAPTAGLHFTKELLQTIEEKGVKLAFITLHVGLGTFRPVSVDNIESHDMHSEFYSMSQETAELLNKVKADDGRIISVGTTSTRTLETIARDHDGVFAETSGWTDIFIYPPYKFQAIDGLITNFHLPKSTLIMLVSAFSTKDHIMNAYKEAVREQYRFFSFGDAMLLL